CCGCGCCGGCACTTATGGCAGGCATTGTGCTGAGCACCGGCCGGGCTTTGGCGGAAACAGCCGCGTTGATCTTCACTGCCGGGTATGTTGCTCGCATGCCGGAATCGCTGTTGGATTCAGGACGCACGATGAGCGTGCATATTTTCGACATGGCGATGAACGTACCCGGGGGAAGTTCCAGGGCGTACGCGACGGCCTGCGTGCTGGTCGTGCTGCTATTGGTGATCAACGTGAGTGTCGGTTGGTTGCTGCGTATGGCAGGCCTATCGAGCCGATCGCGCTACGGAGCAGGCCGATGATCTCGACCGAGAACCTCTCGATTTCATACCACGGCCGCACGGTGTTGCGGGGAGTGACCATTGATGCGAAGCCTGGCCAAGTGTTAGCCCTGGTGGGACCCTCCGGTTGCGGTAAGAGCAGCCTGCTGACGGCACTGAACCAGATGACCGAGATCATCCCCGGGGCGGGCGTTCAAGGAAAGATCGCGTTCGATGGCCGGCCGATCAATCAGGCATTCGCTTCTACGGCCCAACTGCGGCAGCACGTCGGGATGATCTTTCAGAAGCCGAACCCATTTCCGATGTCGATTCGCCGGAATATCGAACTGGCTTTGCGGGAACATGGGGAGCGAAACCGGGAGATCCTGGCACAGATTACTGAGACAGTACTGAAGGACGTGGGTTTGTGGGACGAAGTATGCGATCGGCTGGACCACTCGGCGCTTGAGCTTTCCGGCGGACAGCAACAGCGGCTGTGCATTGCCAGGGCGTTGGCGTTGAAGCCGCAGGTAGTGCTGATGGACGAGCCGTGCAGCGCGCTCGATCCGATTTCGGCGGAACGTGTCGAGCAGTTGATTCAGTCGATGCGTGGGGACTACACGGTGATTATCGTCACGCACAACCTGGCCCAGGCCCGGCGGCTGGCCGACCAGGTGGCCGTTTTCTGGGTGCAGGATGGAGTTGGTCAGGTGATTGAACAGGGAGAAACCGAACAACTGTTCGCTCGCCCTGAAACCGAGATTGCCCGCGGTTATCTTTCCGGGCAACGTGGCTAATGTCGAATTGCGTGGCCTGCTAAGATAACAGGTGCTGAAAGCCACGCCGAAACTCGTTTTCCGACCTAGCCGAGCCACACAGATCAGCCACCATGGAATCTAGCCCACGTTTGCCTGCGTGTAGCGGGATGAACTTCGACCAGTACGTTGGACTTCGCTTCGAAGAGTTCAAGCGGTATATCGCCTGGACCTCGGAGGATGATGCCTGCTCCCCGTTGCTTTTGGAACTATTGCAGCCTCATTTCGATCGCATCGTCTCTGATTTTTATCAAGAGATCCTCAATCATCCCGCCGCGCTGCGGGTGATCACAGGGGGAGCGTCACAGATCGAACGGTTGAAGGTGAGCCTGCACGAGTGGCTGGCCGAGGCGTTGCTGGCCGAGCACAATGCCGACTACCTGGAGAAGAAGTGGCGTATTGGCCGAAAGCATGTCGACATTGGTCTCGACCAGATTTATGTCAACGCGGCGTTTGCCCGCATTCGGGGGCAACTGGGAAGCGTGCTGGAGAATCTTGAAGATTTGCCCGCCGCGCAGCGGGAACTGCTTCAGCGGTCGCTCAATAAGCGATTAGACCTGGAGTTGGCGGTGGTGTCAGACTCGTACTGCAAGGAGTATCAGTCTCGGCAGATTCCGGTCAATCATGCGCGGCTAGGGCAACAGAAGCGGCTGGCACTACTCAGCCGCGATGCGCTCGCCGGGGCCTCGCTCGACGTGCTATACGATCAGGCGATCGCCTATTTAACGGAATCGCTTCAGGCAGACTACTGCGAACTGCTGAAATACGATCCCGAGCGTAACACATTTATCTTGCGTTCCGCATCAGGCTGGCCCAAGCCATTGCTGGGCAAGTCACTAGATGATTTGGATGTCGGATCGTATTTCGACGTGATGCTATCGAGCAAAGAGACGATCGAAGTCGACGATCATGATTTGCAGACCGAACTGGAATATCCTCCCCTGTTTCAGCAACACCGCATCGTCAGCAGCATTCAGGTCACGATTCGTAATGAAAATGAAATTTACGGCATCCTGGGGGTTCATTTTAAACAGCAGCGCCAGTTTCAGGCTTCTGACCATGACTTTCTGGTTTCGCTGGCCAATATTCTTTCCAACGCCATCCATCGCAAAGGGATCGAGAATCAGCAGCGACAAAGCGAGTATCAACTGCGGAGGCTGATCGACCGGTTGCCGGCCGGGGCGGTGTACGTGGTCAACAATATGCTGCAGGTCAACCAGGCAGTAGAAACGATGACCGGTTACTCGCGCGACGAGCTCAGTTCGCTCGATGCATGGAAGAAGATGCTGGTCGAACCGGAAGCGGACGAAGCGTCGACACGATCGCCCGAACCATCGATCGGGAAGATTCAGCAGTCAGAATTTCGCATCCAGCGTGCCGATCAAGAACTGCGCACGATCGCGAAGCTCAAATTCGAGTCGGCGATCGACGAGATATGGCTGCTGCACGATATCACCGATTCCGAAGACCAGCGGCGTCAACAGCTTCAGGCCGAACGGCTAGCGGCCATTGGTCAGATGATTACCGGTATCGCGCACGAAAGCCGGAACGCGCTGCAGCGGATTCAGGCCTGTACCGAGATGCTGGAATTGGAATTCACGCCTGATTCGCAGGAAATGAAACTGATTGGGCGATTGCAGCAAGCCCAGGACGACCTGCAATGGCTGTTTGACGAAGTCCGCAATTATGCGGCCCCAATTGCCCTCGAGACCCGCCAGATCGATCTGATTGCCATTTGCCGCAAGGCCTGGGAGCAGACCGAACCACTGAGAAGAGACCGCGATGCGGCGCTCGAAATCACGGGAGCAGAGGGTTTCACTCTTCAAGGAGACGAATTTCGCCTGATTCAGGTATTTCGCAATCTTTTAGACAATTCGCTGGCCGCATCGAGCGATCCGGTACGAATTCGCGCAGAAATTGAGATCCACGAGCCCGCGGGGGTGGTGATAACCCTCACAGATAACGGTCCTGGTTTCGACGAAACGATCGCTCGGCGGATGCTCGACCCCTTTTTCACCACCAAAACCAAAGGATCTGGTTTAGGCATGGCAATTGCTTCGCGAATCGTTGAAGCCCACGGCGGCACCATCTCACCGGTCAGCCAGCCAGGTAGGGGGGCCAAGTTTATTGTTTCCTTGGCGGCGATCGGAAATCAGCCGCACTAGAGGTACGCAGTGAGAATCATCGTAGCCGACGACGAACAAGATATGCGGGATTACTTTTCCAAGATCTTGCCCCACTTGGGGCACGAGGTCTTGGCAGTAGCCGCGGATGGAAAAACGCTCGTCGAGTCGTGCCGAAAGTCCTCGCCTGACTTGATTATTACGGATATGATGATGCCGGAACTGAACGGCGATATCGCTTTGCAGGAAATCTGGCAACAACAGGCCGTTCCTGCGATCATCATATCGGCGTATCAGTGCCCCCAGTGGCTCGAAAATGGCACGGGAAACCCAGTGGTTCGTTATCTCAACAAGCCTATCAATCGCTCCCAGCTGCAAGCCGCTTTGCAAACGTTCGAGGATGGCCATTCCGATGGAGGTCATCCTGGCCCCAAGTAGTTGAAACGGCGATTACCTGCATCCATGACGGCACCACAACCGCAAGCCCCCCTCGACCTGCTCTTGGTCGATGACGATCCGTCCCTTCTGGAAGACATTCAGACCTACTTCACGCGGCTGAATTACCGGGTGAAGTCTGCAGTCAACGCGGCCGATGCGGTGGCCTTGATGAAGCAGCACGCATTCCAGGTGGCCGTGTTCGATATGCACTTGCCCGATATGACCGGACTGGATCTCGTCAAGCAATCTAGCGAGGTAGATAGTGATTGCGAGATCATTATTCTGACCGGAGAAGGCTCGATTGAAACGGCCGTCGAGGCGATGAAACTTGGCACGATCGACTATCTGACGAAGCCGGTGCGGCTGAAGGAACTGGAAGCGGTCGTACGGCGCGCCGGAGAGACACACCTGCTGCGAAAACAGAACCAGCAGCTCAAGGGTTTGATTCGCCAGCAGCAATCGAAATCCTCGGAAATTGTCGGCCAGTGCGAACCAATGCAGGCCGTATTCCGCTTGATCGAAAGGGTAGGTCCGACCGACCGCACGGTACTCATCCAAGGGGAAAGCGGCACCGGTAAAGAACTGGTTGCACAAGCGATTCATCGGGCCAGCAGCGTGTCGGAATTTCCGCTGATTACGGTCAACTGCGCGGCTCTGCCCGAGCAACTTCTCGAGAGCGAAATGTTTGGCCACGAGAAGGGTGCGTTTACCGGGGCAACCAACGCCAAGCAGGGGCTATTTGAAGTTGCCGACGGAGGAACGCTATTCATCGACGAGATCGGCGAACTGGCGTTACCACTGCAAGCCAAGCTGCTGCGCGTGCTGGAAGATGGCTCGTTTCGCCGCGTCGGATCGATCCAGCAGCGGCGGGCCAACGTACGAATTATTGCCGCGACCAATCGCGATCTGGTCGAAGCCATCCAGCGGGGAGAATTTCGCGAAGATCTTTACTATCGCTTGAATGTCATCACGATTTCGCTCCCGCCGCTACGCGATCGAGGCAAGGACCTGGAACTGCTGGTGCACAAGCTGGCCGGGCCCGAGTGGCAGTTGGAACCAGGCCTGATTGAGCGAATCGCGCGATACCGCTGGCCCGGCAATGTTCGGCAACTTCGTAACGCGGTAGAACGCGCCAAGATCCTGGCCGATGGCCAACTGATCGAGCTATTGAACTTCCCAGATGAAGTCGTCGCGGCGGGCAGAAACCCGGTCTCGGATGGGGCCAATTCGACGGACCTGGGGAACCTGACGCGGCAGCACATCGAGCAGGTTTATCACGACTACGAAGGCAACAAAACCAAGGCCGCCCAGGCCCTGGGAGTCAGCCGGCGAACGCTATATCGTTTACTCGAAAAGTACGATATTGACGATTCCTGAGGCGCGCCAAATCGCACGCTATTGTGCGAGACTGTCACGCCCTGCTCCCAGGAAATCAAGGCATCGTTTGCCGCTTCGGATTCCCTTCCCAAATATTTCTGTGGTTCGCCTGCGGGTTCCCGCTGACCGTGCTGCCGTAAGCGTCCTTTTCGATCTTCTTACCGGCATACTATGCCCGGTTCTCGGGGCTGTAGCGGCACTTGCGTCTTATTTCCTGCCATATGTAGCAGCATTCTCTCCCGGTTTTTCTCGTTTGCGACATTCTGTCGCACGACTCTGGCACACCGCTTGCCAAAGCGAGTGTGCGACGGGAATTCAAATTCACTAGCAATAGTTTTACGAGATAACTGATGAGTGCTTCGGGCAACGTGCACGGTGATTCGACCGACTACATCAAGAATCTACCTCTAGAGAACGATCGTGGTAACGGTCACTTGGAAACGTATTCCTACGACGACCGAATTACCCGTCAGTTCATGACCGCGACCGTGATCTGGGGCATGGTCGCCTTTCTGGTCGGACTGATCGTCGCCCTGGAGCTGGTGCTACCGTCCCTGTCGATGGGGATCGAGTTTCTCAGCTTCGGGCGACTACGTCCGCTGCACACCAATGCGGCCATCTTCGCATTCGCAGGCAACTCGATCTTCGCTGCCATTTATTACTCGACGCAGCGGCTGCTCAAGACTCGTATGTGGTCTGATACGCTAAGCCAGCTTCACTTCTGGGGGTGGCAACTCATCATTGTGTGTGCCGCGATAACGCTTCCCCTGGGCATTACGCAAAGTAAAGAGTACGCCGAACTGGAATGGCCGATCGACCTGCTGATTGCCGTGGTGTGGGCCGGTTTCTTTGGGGTGAACTTCTTCATGACCTTGATCAAACGGCGAGAACGTCATATCTACGTCGCGATCTGGTTTTACATTGCGACGATCATCACCGTCGCTTTGCTGCACATCTTCAATAACCTGGTGGTCCCCACCGGGCTGTTCAAGAGCTATCCGATTTATGCTGGTGTTCAAGATGCGTTTATGCAGTGGTGGTACGGGCACAATGCCGTGGCATTCTTCTTGACGACCCCGTTTCTGGGCCTGATGTATTACTTTTTGCCCAAAGCGGCCAACCGGCCGGTGTTCTCGTACAAGCTGAGTATCCTCCACTTCTGGTCGCTGGTCTTCATTTACATTTGGGCTGGCCCGCATCACTTGCACTACACGGCCATTCCGGAGTGGGCATCGTCGTTAGGGATGATCTTTTCGATCATGCTGTGGATGCCTTCGTGGGGCGGTATGATCAATGGCCTGCTCACGCTACGTGGGGCCTGGCGAAAGGTGACCGAAGACCCGGTGCTGAAGTTCTTCGTGGTGGGGATCACATTCTACGGGATGTCTACCTTTGAAGGCCCGATGCTTTCGGTCAAGGCGGTGAACTCGCTCTCGCACTACACCGACTGGACGATCGCCCACGTGCATAGCGGGGCATTGGGTTGGAATGGGTTCATGACGTTCGGCATGATCTATTGGCTGCTGCCGCGAGTTTTCCAAACCGAACTGTACAGCAAGAAGCTGGCCGAATGGCACTTCTGGCTGGGGCTGATCGGGATTCTGCTATATATCGTTCCGATCTACGGCGTGGGCGTGTACCAGGGTCTGCTCTGGTTCGCGATCAACGACATGGGGAACTTGTCGTATCCAAACTTTATCGAGACAACCGTCAACCTCGCACCGTTCTATTGGATTCGTGTCCTTGGGGGTGCCTGCTTCATCAGCGGTGGCGTGATGCTTTCGATCAACGTCTACCGAACATGGTGTGCTCGGCCGGCGGTTTACGAAGAACCTCAATACCAGGCCGCCCCTCTGCGTACCGATTACGTCGACCCGCCTTTGGAACCATCGAACCTGCAACAGGTGCTCGAGGTTGCCAAGAAGCTGGACGTCTTCACCAAGCTGGGATGGCACCGTCGGTGGGAACGCAAGCCGATTATCTTCAGTATTTTTGTGGCCCTGGCCGTCATTGCCGCGTCGCTTTTTGAAATCATTCCGACGTTCCTGATTCGCTCGAACATCCCCACGATTGCGTCGGTACAGCCGTACACGCCGCTGGAACTGGCCGGACGCGATATCTATGTCGGCGAAGGTTGCTACAACTGCCACTCGCAGATGATTCGCCCGATCGTGGCCGAAACGAAGCGTTACGGCGAGTACTCGAAGCCAGGCGAGTTTGTCTACGACCATCCATTCCAGTGGGGCTCGCGTCGTATCGGCCCAGACCTCGCTCGCGAAGGGGGACGACAGTCGCATGTTTGGCATCTCCTCCACTTCCGCAATCCTAGCGAGTTTGTGAAGGGTTCGATCATGCCGAGTTATCCGCATTTTGAAACGCAGGACCTGAACTTCAATACGATCCCTGAGCGCGTTCAGGCCGCTGCCTATCTGGGTGCTCCGTATAGTGAAGAAGAACTGACCAACTCGATCGATCTGGCCAAGGCCCAGGCCCAGCAGATCGCCGATGAAATCGTGCAACAAAATGGTCCTGCCGGATTGGAATCGAAGAAGGTCGTGGCCTTGATTGCTTACCTCCAACGTTTGGGGACCGACTTGTTCAAAACGCCCCCCACTTCCGAAGAAGAATCGAACGAAAAGGCAGCACCTGAAACCGAAGCAGAGGTCGCTCTGAGCAGCGAATAAGGATACCAAGCATGATTCGCGAACTACTCAACAGTGTGGAGTACGGCTGGATTGCCTCGGCGGCGTTGGTGCTGTTCTTCGGCGTCTTCGTGGCAGTCACTATCCGTACGATGTTAACCGACAAAAAGACAACCGATTACCAGGCAGATATTCCTCTAAACGACGGCCAGCGGAGAAATTGATGAGCACGAATACGGAAACGAAGACCGCTGCTGACGATGGGGGCATTCCCAGCGATCCTCTCACCGATCACTCGTACGACGGCATCCAGGAGTTCGACAACCCGATGCCTGGTTGGTGGAAGATGCTGTTTTTGCTGTCGATCCTGTACTCGATTGGCTACTGGGTCTACTACGAAAACGGGATCACTCCGAATCGCTCGATCATCGCGGCTTACGACCGCGCACTGGCAGCCAACTTGCAGCAGCAGTTCGCCGAAATTGGCGACTTGCAGCCCACTCGAGAAATCATCTTGAAGTTCGCCGACGACCCCAAATGGCTGAAGGTCGGCGAGGTGGCCTTTCAAACGAACTGCACCAGTTGCCACGGTACCAAGGCCGAAGGACGCGTTGGTCCTAATTTGACCGACGAGAAATGGAAAAACGTCAAGAAGGTAGAAGATATCGCCAAGGTGATCAACCACGGAGCGGCCGGCAATGCGATGCCTGCGTGGCAAAACAAATTGCACCCCAACGAAGTGGTTCTGTTGTCATCGTACCTGCTTTCGCTGAAGGGCTCGATCCCGTCAGGGGCAGGCATGAAATCGATCCCAGGCGAGATCCACGAGATTTCCGACCTAACGGCTGCCCCCGCGACCGAAGAGGCCCCAGCCGATACCACCACCAAACCGGCAGAAGCAAATGAGTGACGAGTTTTTAACTCCCGATGAGCATGTACTTTCGACGTTAGAATCGGACGGTTCGCGGCGGTGGCTCTTTCCGCGCTTATCGCGCGGTCACTACTGGTATCTTCGCCGCATTGTGGGTTTCGCGCTGATCGCGATCTTTGTAGGCTTGCCTCACCTTTACATCAATGGCAAACCGAGCATCCTGCTCGATATCACCCAGCGCGAGTTCACGATCTTCGGCTATACCTTTTTGCCGACCGATACGTTGCTGCTGGCGTTGTTGATGATTGGCATCTTCTTGACCATCTTTCTGCTGACGGCACTGCTGGGGCGAGTCTGGTGTGGGTGGGCTTGTCCGCAGACGGTTTATCTCGAATTCGTTTATCGCCCTATCGAACGATTCTTCCTCGGCACCAGTGGGCGTGGTGGTGTCCCCAACAGCAAGGTGCCTGGGTATCGCCGCGCGGCTTTGTACGGGGTGTATCTCCTCCTCTCGATGGGGCTGGCCCATACGTTCCTGGCGTACTTTGTGGGGGTCGAACGACTGAGCCAATGGGTTCGACAGTCCCCTTTCGAGCACCCCGGCCCGTTCCTGGTGATGGCCCTGACCACCGGGCTGATGATGTTCGACTTTGTCTTTTTCCGCGAACAGCTTTGCCTGATTGCCTGTCCTTACGGTCGCTTTCAATCGGTTCTGCTCGACCGCAACTCGCTGATCGTGGCCTACGATACGATCCGCGGTGAGCCACGCGGCAAGCGAAAACACGAACTGCCGATCATCTCGGAACAACAAGGAGACTGCATCGATTGTGGTTTGTGCGTGCGAACCTGTCCGACCGGCATCGACATCCGCGACGGCCTGCAGATGGAATGTGTTCACTGCACGCAGTGTATCGATGCCTGCGACGAAATCATGACCAAGATCGATCGCCCCACAGGGCTGATCCGCTATTCCAGCCAGGAAGCGATCGAAGGGGGAAAGCAAAAGTTCCTGCGTCCCCGCGTGATCGTCTACCCAGCCCTGCTGACCATTGTGATTGCCATCATGGTCGTCACCTTTGCCAATAAGAAGTCGTTTGACGTGACGCTCATCCGCGGCGTGGGGATTCCTTTCTCGATCGCCCAGGATGGCCACGTGGAAAATGCCTTGCAACTGAAGATCGTGAACCGCCTGGAAGCGACCGACGAGCTAAACGTTACTATCGAACCAGAGACGCTGAAGCTGGATATTGCCGAGAAAGTCATCCTCGACCCGAAGGCCACCAAGACCGTTCCGATTGTCGTGGTTGCCAATCGATCTGACTTCCAGGGAGGTAAGATCCGTGCCACGATTCAAATCCAAAGCACCCAATCCAACAACGTACGGAGAGTCGAATGTCAAATCTTCGGACCTTAGAAACACCCCCTACTGTTGAGACGGCAGTCGCCGAACTGAACGCCAAGTGGATTTGGGGAGGCGTCATCATTGGATTGCTGACAATGCAGATCGTGATGTGCGTTGTGGCCGCCATCCTGGCCGTGCAGTCCGAGGCGACCAATATCCTGCCCGACTATTACCAGAACGCGGTGCATTACGACGACACGACGCACGCTCCGCCACACTTAACCAGCCCAGAATAACCATGGAAGCAGTTTCGATCGGCCTGATTATTCTCACCGCGAGCCTCGCCGGCAGTGGACACTGCGTTGGTATGTGCGGACCTTTCGCGATACTTGCCGGTCAGTCCCAGTCGCCAAGCCTTTTGGGACGAACGCTGGCCGTGGGAAATTATCACGTCGGGCGACTACTGACCTATCTGCTGCTGGGTCTCATCGCAGGCAGTGCCGGTTCATTGGTCGATGTGGGGGGCAGCGCGATGGGCCTGCAACGGCTGGCGGCCTGGTTCACCGGTTCGATCATGATCGCCTATGGGGTGTTTGCGATTTTGAGGTTTTCCCGCCTCGGTTCGTTGCACTTCGCGTTGCCGGAAAAAGTGGGCAACCTGGTTCAGAAAGCATTTCGCTGGACGGGACATTTGTCTGGGAATACGCGTGCATTAGCGATTGGCGGCATCACCGCGTGGCTTCCTTGCGGGTGGTTGTATGCATTCGTGCTGATTGCTTTAGGCACGTCCAGTCCCTGGTCGGGTCTTCTGGTCATGCTGATCTTCTGGCTCGGAACGATCCCACTGCTTTCGGTTTTCGTCTTCGGAATTCAGAAGCTCTCGCAGCCATGGAAGAAATGGTTGCCCATGGCAACCGCCGTGCTGCTGATTGTCAGTGGGGTGTTCACGTTGTCGGTTCGTGCCCAAGCGGTGTTCGATTCGCTGGATGTCAATATCTCGCAGTCGCAAACAACCCGCGAAGCCATCCAGCAGGCCAGCACCACGCCCCTGCCCTGCTGCCACTGCGAGACATCGTGCGAGTAGAATGATCGTCAAATCAACGGCAATCCGATCAGCGAAGACAGATGTCGAGTGCACGCACTGCGGCTTGCCGGTACCGTCGCATTTGATCGCCGAAGAAGCCGAGAACCAATTCTGCTGCCACGGTTGCGCGACGGCTTACCGGATTCTGCAAGAGTTCGACGGATACGACCCCGAGTTTCTGCAGCAAACGCGCAGCGCTGCCAGAAAGCAAACGGCTGCTCAGAGTTACGAGCACCTCGATCATCCCGCTTATCAGCAGAAATACGTCCACGAAGTTTCGCCTGGCATTTCCCGGACGAAATTCCTGCTCGGCGGCGTTCACTGTGCGAGTTGCCTGTTCGTGATCGAGAAGCTCCCCGAGTTCTTGCCTGGGGTCGTTACGACGCGGATGAACCTGACGGCCATGACCGTTACCGTTGAGTGGCATACAGCCTCGACACAACTATCGGAAATCGCTGACACGCTCGATCGACTAGGGTACCCGCCGTTTCCTCCCTTGGCCGACAAGCGAGAGCAACTCGAACAGGTCGAATCGCATCGGCAACTCATTCGCCTGGCGGTTGCTGGTGCCTGTGCCGGCAATACGATGCTGGTCGCCGTCGCGTTGTATTTCGGCTGGTTTTCCGGAATGAGTGCCGAGTTCCTGCATCTGTTTCGCTGGACCAGTGCAGGGCTTGCAATGGTTTGCCTGGTCTGGCCTGGCTCGGTCTTCTTCCGCGGGGCCTGGCAGGCAATCCGGACGCGTACATCGCATATGGACCTGCCGGTTGCACTTGGACTATCGGCCGGAGCAGCCATGGGAATCGCCAATACGATTCTGCAGCGCGGCGAGATTTACTTCGACTCGTTAACCGTTTTGGTCTTTCTGCTGCTGGTTGGACGGTACATCCAATATGGTCAGCAGCGGCAGGCGATTCGGCAGGTATCTCTGCTTCATGCAATGTTGCCACGCGCGGTATCTCGTCTGGTTCGGCCAGTGCCAGATGCAGATACCGAATCGGTACCAATTGAAGCCATTCAACCGGGGGATTGGATTCATGTTCGGGCTGGGGACGTGATACCCGTCGATGGGAATCTCGTTCGTGGATCCACCCTGGTTGATCTTTCGATCCTCACCGGCGAATCGCGTGGCATCGAAGTCCAGCAGGGGGAAGCCGTTTATAGCGGCAGCACGAACATCAGCAGTTCAATCATTATCGAAACGACGCTCGTCGGAACCGATACCCGTATTGGCAAGATTTGCGAACTCGTCGATGAAGAGATTCGCAGCCGCACGCCGATCGTGCAATTCGCCAATCGCATCGGGAACTATTTCGTGG
The Blastopirellula marina genome window above contains:
- the ccoN gene encoding cytochrome-c oxidase, cbb3-type subunit I, encoding MSASGNVHGDSTDYIKNLPLENDRGNGHLETYSYDDRITRQFMTATVIWGMVAFLVGLIVALELVLPSLSMGIEFLSFGRLRPLHTNAAIFAFAGNSIFAAIYYSTQRLLKTRMWSDTLSQLHFWGWQLIIVCAAITLPLGITQSKEYAELEWPIDLLIAVVWAGFFGVNFFMTLIKRRERHIYVAIWFYIATIITVALLHIFNNLVVPTGLFKSYPIYAGVQDAFMQWWYGHNAVAFFLTTPFLGLMYYFLPKAANRPVFSYKLSILHFWSLVFIYIWAGPHHLHYTAIPEWASSLGMIFSIMLWMPSWGGMINGLLTLRGAWRKVTEDPVLKFFVVGITFYGMSTFEGPMLSVKAVNSLSHYTDWTIAHVHSGALGWNGFMTFGMIYWLLPRVFQTELYSKKLAEWHFWLGLIGILLYIVPIYGVGVYQGLLWFAINDMGNLSYPNFIETTVNLAPFYWIRVLGGACFISGGVMLSINVYRTWCARPAVYEEPQYQAAPLRTDYVDPPLEPSNLQQVLEVAKKLDVFTKLGWHRRWERKPIIFSIFVALAVIAASLFEIIPTFLIRSNIPTIASVQPYTPLELAGRDIYVGEGCYNCHSQMIRPIVAETKRYGEYSKPGEFVYDHPFQWGSRRIGPDLAREGGRQSHVWHLLHFRNPSEFVKGSIMPSYPHFETQDLNFNTIPERVQAAAYLGAPYSEEELTNSIDLAKAQAQQIADEIVQQNGPAGLESKKVVALIAYLQRLGTDLFKTPPTSEEESNEKAAPETEAEVALSSE
- a CDS encoding protoglobin domain-containing protein, with product MESSPRLPACSGMNFDQYVGLRFEEFKRYIAWTSEDDACSPLLLELLQPHFDRIVSDFYQEILNHPAALRVITGGASQIERLKVSLHEWLAEALLAEHNADYLEKKWRIGRKHVDIGLDQIYVNAAFARIRGQLGSVLENLEDLPAAQRELLQRSLNKRLDLELAVVSDSYCKEYQSRQIPVNHARLGQQKRLALLSRDALAGASLDVLYDQAIAYLTESLQADYCELLKYDPERNTFILRSASGWPKPLLGKSLDDLDVGSYFDVMLSSKETIEVDDHDLQTELEYPPLFQQHRIVSSIQVTIRNENEIYGILGVHFKQQRQFQASDHDFLVSLANILSNAIHRKGIENQQRQSEYQLRRLIDRLPAGAVYVVNNMLQVNQAVETMTGYSRDELSSLDAWKKMLVEPEADEASTRSPEPSIGKIQQSEFRIQRADQELRTIAKLKFESAIDEIWLLHDITDSEDQRRQQLQAERLAAIGQMITGIAHESRNALQRIQACTEMLELEFTPDSQEMKLIGRLQQAQDDLQWLFDEVRNYAAPIALETRQIDLIAICRKAWEQTEPLRRDRDAALEITGAEGFTLQGDEFRLIQVFRNLLDNSLAASSDPVRIRAEIEIHEPAGVVITLTDNGPGFDETIARRMLDPFFTTKTKGSGLGMAIASRIVEAHGGTISPVSQPGRGAKFIVSLAAIGNQPH
- a CDS encoding FixH family protein; the protein is MSNLRTLETPPTVETAVAELNAKWIWGGVIIGLLTMQIVMCVVAAILAVQSEATNILPDYYQNAVHYDDTTHAPPHLTSPE
- a CDS encoding cbb3-type cytochrome c oxidase N-terminal domain-containing protein; amino-acid sequence: MSTNTETKTAADDGGIPSDPLTDHSYDGIQEFDNPMPGWWKMLFLLSILYSIGYWVYYENGITPNRSIIAAYDRALAANLQQQFAEIGDLQPTREIILKFADDPKWLKVGEVAFQTNCTSCHGTKAEGRVGPNLTDEKWKNVKKVEDIAKVINHGAAGNAMPAWQNKLHPNEVVLLSSYLLSLKGSIPSGAGMKSIPGEIHEISDLTAAPATEEAPADTTTKPAEANE
- the ccoG gene encoding cytochrome c oxidase accessory protein CcoG, producing MSDEFLTPDEHVLSTLESDGSRRWLFPRLSRGHYWYLRRIVGFALIAIFVGLPHLYINGKPSILLDITQREFTIFGYTFLPTDTLLLALLMIGIFLTIFLLTALLGRVWCGWACPQTVYLEFVYRPIERFFLGTSGRGGVPNSKVPGYRRAALYGVYLLLSMGLAHTFLAYFVGVERLSQWVRQSPFEHPGPFLVMALTTGLMMFDFVFFREQLCLIACPYGRFQSVLLDRNSLIVAYDTIRGEPRGKRKHELPIISEQQGDCIDCGLCVRTCPTGIDIRDGLQMECVHCTQCIDACDEIMTKIDRPTGLIRYSSQEAIEGGKQKFLRPRVIVYPALLTIVIAIMVVTFANKKSFDVTLIRGVGIPFSIAQDGHVENALQLKIVNRLEATDELNVTIEPETLKLDIAEKVILDPKATKTVPIVVVANRSDFQGGKIRATIQIQSTQSNNVRRVECQIFGP
- a CDS encoding response regulator, which gives rise to MRIIVADDEQDMRDYFSKILPHLGHEVLAVAADGKTLVESCRKSSPDLIITDMMMPELNGDIALQEIWQQQAVPAIIISAYQCPQWLENGTGNPVVRYLNKPINRSQLQAALQTFEDGHSDGGHPGPK
- a CDS encoding phosphate ABC transporter ATP-binding protein; protein product: MISTENLSISYHGRTVLRGVTIDAKPGQVLALVGPSGCGKSSLLTALNQMTEIIPGAGVQGKIAFDGRPINQAFASTAQLRQHVGMIFQKPNPFPMSIRRNIELALREHGERNREILAQITETVLKDVGLWDEVCDRLDHSALELSGGQQQRLCIARALALKPQVVLMDEPCSALDPISAERVEQLIQSMRGDYTVIIVTHNLAQARRLADQVAVFWVQDGVGQVIEQGETEQLFARPETEIARGYLSGQRG
- a CDS encoding sigma-54-dependent transcriptional regulator, coding for MTAPQPQAPLDLLLVDDDPSLLEDIQTYFTRLNYRVKSAVNAADAVALMKQHAFQVAVFDMHLPDMTGLDLVKQSSEVDSDCEIIILTGEGSIETAVEAMKLGTIDYLTKPVRLKELEAVVRRAGETHLLRKQNQQLKGLIRQQQSKSSEIVGQCEPMQAVFRLIERVGPTDRTVLIQGESGTGKELVAQAIHRASSVSEFPLITVNCAALPEQLLESEMFGHEKGAFTGATNAKQGLFEVADGGTLFIDEIGELALPLQAKLLRVLEDGSFRRVGSIQQRRANVRIIAATNRDLVEAIQRGEFREDLYYRLNVITISLPPLRDRGKDLELLVHKLAGPEWQLEPGLIERIARYRWPGNVRQLRNAVERAKILADGQLIELLNFPDEVVAAGRNPVSDGANSTDLGNLTRQHIEQVYHDYEGNKTKAAQALGVSRRTLYRLLEKYDIDDS